From a region of the Alnus glutinosa chromosome 1, dhAlnGlut1.1, whole genome shotgun sequence genome:
- the LOC133853914 gene encoding membrane-anchored ubiquitin-fold protein 6-like, protein MASEDLIELRFRLADGSDIGPSKYSPATTVASLKGKILAQWPKEKENGPKTINDVKLINAGKILENNRTLAESRVPVGELPGGVITMHVVVRPPLSDKISDKLHNDSSEKTCCSCSIL, encoded by the exons ATGGCAAGTGAAGATTTGATTGAGCTCAGATTCAGGCTAGCTGATGGCTCTGACATCGGGCCGAGCAAGTACAGTCCAGCTACCACTGTGGCATCTCTAAAAGGGAAAATACTTGCACAGTGGCCTAAAG AGAAAGAAAATGGTCCGAAAACAATAAACGACGTGAAGCTTATTAATGCCGGAAAGATACTGGAAAATAACAGGACGCTTGCCGAGTCCAGGGTCCCGGTTGGTGAACTCCCAGGAGGTGTCATCACTATGCATGTTGTTGTTCGGCCTCCTCTTTCTGACAAAATCAGTG ACAAACTGCACAATGATTCTTCAGAGAAGACTTGCTGTTCATGCTCCATCTTGTAG